From a single Anaerolineales bacterium genomic region:
- a CDS encoding FHA domain-containing protein produces MIVCSNCKHGNMAGAMFCAECGAQLVGKDALTTQNISTDKFKKVTNIPADDMYQPFDGSDAWGSLHLLDTGQVLPLSSRNEFTMGRISEGQPIMPDIDLSPYQAYAAGVSRLHAVIRRDGGRLIFMDLGSSNGTYINGKRLLPNVEQSLSHGDVVALGKLKMQILLKRNE; encoded by the coding sequence ATGATCGTTTGTTCCAATTGCAAACATGGCAATATGGCGGGGGCAATGTTCTGCGCCGAATGCGGCGCACAATTGGTTGGCAAGGACGCATTAACCACCCAGAATATTTCCACGGATAAGTTCAAGAAAGTGACGAATATTCCCGCGGATGACATGTACCAGCCCTTCGATGGGAGCGATGCGTGGGGCAGCCTCCACCTGCTGGATACGGGACAAGTGCTCCCGCTTTCATCCCGCAATGAATTCACAATGGGACGCATCAGTGAGGGGCAGCCCATCATGCCTGATATTGATCTTTCCCCCTATCAGGCGTACGCGGCGGGAGTCTCGCGCCTCCATGCTGTCATTCGGCGGGACGGCGGACGCCTCATTTTTATGGACCTTGGCTCATCCAATGGGACCTATATCAACGGAAAACGCCTGCTTCCCAACGTGGAGCAATCCCTTAGCCATGGTGACGTGGTTGCGTTGGGAAAATTGAAGATGCAGATTTTATTAAAGAGAAACGAATAA
- a CDS encoding response regulator transcription factor, giving the protein MSDMDRRRILVVDDEERMVRFIRMNLEHDGFQVGEAFNGKQAIQKIRDFTPDLILLDVMMPDLDGFEVLETIREFSNVPVIMLTAKGEEDDRVRGLETGADDYITKPFSPRELVSRAKAVLRRTEGATGSMHGLLEIDKRLKIDFDRREIWLEGKLVKLRPTEYRLLYHLVQNAGWVVSHDQLLQKVWGYEYRDEPHYVRLYINYLRQKLEKDPANPVYILTERGVGYRFVDFKRSKE; this is encoded by the coding sequence ATGTCTGACATGGATAGACGCCGCATCCTCGTTGTGGATGACGAAGAGCGCATGGTACGCTTCATCCGCATGAACCTTGAGCATGATGGTTTTCAGGTTGGGGAAGCCTTCAACGGCAAACAAGCCATTCAAAAGATCCGCGATTTCACGCCCGATCTTATCCTGCTGGATGTGATGATGCCTGACCTGGACGGGTTCGAAGTGCTGGAGACCATCCGCGAATTCAGCAATGTTCCCGTCATCATGCTGACCGCCAAGGGCGAAGAAGATGACCGTGTGCGCGGACTTGAAACCGGCGCGGACGATTACATCACCAAGCCGTTCAGTCCGCGCGAATTGGTCAGCCGCGCAAAAGCCGTTCTGCGCCGCACCGAAGGCGCGACCGGCTCCATGCACGGACTGCTTGAAATTGACAAGCGTCTCAAGATCGACTTTGACCGCCGCGAGATCTGGCTGGAAGGCAAACTCGTAAAACTCCGCCCGACCGAATACCGTTTGCTCTATCACCTTGTGCAGAATGCAGGCTGGGTCGTCTCGCACGACCAGCTGCTCCAAAAGGTTTGGGGATATGAATACCGCGACGAGCCGCACTATGTCCGCCTGTACATCAACTATCTGCGCCAAAAATTGGAGAAAGACCCCGCCAACCCGGTCTACATCCTGACCGAGCGCGGCGTTGGCTACCGCTTTGTGGATTTTAAAAGAAGCAAAGAATAG
- a CDS encoding Hsp20/alpha crystallin family protein, with translation MSNLIRWEPAREMMTLREAMDRLFDDAFTRPLSLAGNWSVPAVDMYQTDNEVVVKAALPGIKADEVQINITGEVLTLKGEVKQSEETKEKAYHIREQRWGAFERSIVLPTDIVADKAKADFENGILTITLPKAEEVKPKTITIKSK, from the coding sequence ATGTCTAACTTAATTCGTTGGGAACCTGCCCGTGAAATGATGACCCTGCGTGAGGCAATGGATCGCCTCTTTGACGACGCCTTCACCCGCCCGCTCAGCCTCGCCGGGAACTGGTCTGTCCCTGCCGTGGATATGTACCAGACCGACAACGAAGTTGTGGTGAAAGCCGCCCTGCCCGGCATCAAAGCCGACGAAGTGCAGATCAACATCACCGGCGAAGTGCTCACCCTCAAGGGCGAGGTCAAACAGTCCGAGGAAACCAAGGAAAAGGCGTATCACATCCGCGAGCAGCGTTGGGGCGCGTTCGAACGCTCCATCGTCCTGCCCACCGATATCGTCGCGGACAAAGCCAAAGCCGACTTCGAGAACGGCATCCTGACCATCACACTCCCCAAGGCGGAAGAGGTCAAACCCAAGACCATCACCATCAAATCGAAATAA